One genomic region from Ornithinimicrobium flavum encodes:
- a CDS encoding squalene cyclase, with amino-acid sequence MDTRAPLDPDSDLGRWLLGTDPALRWQVQRDLLDAPEEVWRATRARVTTEGYAARLLALQDEDGQWAGGAYFPTRNDPRAEVGDANEGQPWVATTWSLSALREWGVPAEALGNTAERLREHARWEYDDLPYWGGEVDVCINAWTLANGTWLGTDVSSLAAWFPEHQLADGGWNCEWVEGATASSFHSTLNALEGLLEREERGAPPQEREQLRPARHRGQEYLLERRLLRRRSTGELVGDWVTQLGYPPRWRYNVLRALDVFRRAAVLDGTAPDPRLQEAVDALRSLQGPDGRWVQQAHHEGQEWFPVDVPVGNPSPWLTHAGLRALRWWDGRG; translated from the coding sequence ATGGACACGCGCGCACCCCTCGACCCCGACAGCGACCTCGGCAGGTGGCTCCTGGGCACCGACCCGGCCCTGCGCTGGCAGGTGCAGCGTGACCTGCTCGACGCCCCCGAGGAGGTCTGGCGGGCGACCCGGGCGCGGGTGACCACCGAGGGGTATGCCGCGCGCCTGCTGGCGCTCCAGGACGAGGACGGGCAGTGGGCCGGCGGCGCCTACTTCCCCACGAGGAACGACCCGCGGGCGGAGGTCGGGGACGCCAACGAGGGTCAGCCCTGGGTGGCCACCACCTGGTCGCTCAGCGCGCTGCGCGAGTGGGGGGTGCCCGCCGAGGCCCTCGGGAACACCGCGGAGCGGTTGCGGGAGCACGCGCGCTGGGAGTACGACGACCTGCCCTACTGGGGCGGCGAGGTCGACGTCTGCATCAACGCCTGGACCCTGGCGAACGGCACCTGGCTGGGCACCGACGTCAGCTCCCTGGCGGCCTGGTTCCCCGAGCACCAGCTGGCCGACGGCGGCTGGAACTGCGAGTGGGTGGAGGGTGCCACGGCGTCCTCCTTCCACTCCACCCTCAACGCGCTCGAGGGTCTGCTGGAGCGCGAGGAGCGGGGCGCGCCGCCCCAGGAGCGGGAGCAGCTCCGGCCGGCCCGGCACCGCGGTCAGGAGTACCTCCTCGAGCGACGCCTCCTGCGCCGGCGCTCCACCGGTGAGCTGGTCGGGGACTGGGTCACCCAGCTCGGCTACCCTCCCCGCTGGCGCTACAACGTGCTGCGGGCCCTCGACGTCTTCCGGCGTGCGGCCGTCCTGGACGGCACGGCGCCCGACCCGCGGCTGCAGGAGGCGGTCGACGCCCTGCGATCGCTGCAGGGGCCGGACGGGCGATGGGTCCAGCAGGCCCACCACGAGGGGCAGGAGTGGTTCCCGGTCGACGTGCCGGTGGGCAACCCCTCGCCGTGGCTGACGCACGCGGGGCTGCGCGCTTTGCGTTGGTGGGACGGTCGCGGCTGA
- a CDS encoding phosphate ABC transporter substrate-binding protein PstS family protein: MKLHRSAPAVALAMTASLALAACGDDTTTGDEAAAAADGTAVAAGDDGSQDGGALSGDIAVDGSSTVTPLTEPAAELFMQEHADVRIAVGTSGTGGGFEKFCNGETDISMASRPIKEEEVAACEAAGIEYEELGVANDGLAVVVNPENDWAGCLTVEELNAAWKDGSEVTDWSGIRPDFPTEELELYGPGTDSGTFDYFTEAVNGEEGNIRQDYNDIGEDDNAAIQGVAGGTGAMAFIPLTFALEAGDSVKILEIENETGECVAPSAETVQAGDYTPWPASCSSTPRARRSRPSPRSRRSPSSTSRTPTRSPTRPDSSR; encoded by the coding sequence GTGAAGCTGCACCGTTCTGCACCGGCCGTCGCCCTGGCGATGACCGCTTCGCTCGCGCTCGCCGCCTGCGGCGACGACACCACCACCGGTGACGAGGCTGCCGCAGCGGCCGACGGGACCGCCGTCGCCGCCGGGGACGACGGGTCCCAGGACGGCGGGGCGCTGTCCGGCGACATCGCCGTCGACGGCTCCTCCACCGTCACCCCCCTCACCGAGCCGGCCGCCGAGCTGTTCATGCAGGAGCACGCCGACGTCCGCATCGCGGTGGGGACCTCCGGGACCGGCGGAGGCTTCGAGAAGTTCTGCAACGGCGAGACCGACATCTCCATGGCCTCACGACCGATCAAGGAGGAGGAGGTCGCGGCGTGCGAGGCGGCCGGGATCGAGTACGAGGAGCTGGGCGTCGCCAACGACGGGCTGGCCGTGGTGGTCAACCCGGAGAACGACTGGGCCGGCTGCCTCACCGTGGAGGAGCTCAACGCCGCCTGGAAGGACGGCTCCGAGGTCACCGACTGGTCCGGCATCCGTCCCGACTTCCCCACCGAGGAGCTCGAGCTCTACGGCCCCGGCACCGACTCCGGCACCTTCGACTACTTCACCGAGGCGGTGAACGGTGAGGAGGGCAACATCCGCCAGGACTACAACGACATCGGGGAGGACGACAACGCCGCCATCCAGGGCGTCGCCGGTGGCACCGGCGCGATGGCCTTCATCCCGCTGACCTTCGCCCTCGAGGCCGGGGACAGCGTCAAGATCCTGGAGATCGAGAACGAGACCGGCGAGTGCGTGGCCCCCTCCGCCGAGACCGTGCAGGCGGGCGACTACACCCCCTGGCCCGCGAGCTGTTCATCTACCCCAAGGGCGAGGCGGTCTCGACCAAGCCCGAGGTCAAGGCGTTCGCCGAGTTCTACGTCGAGAACTCCGACCAGATCGCCGACGCGGCCGGATTCATCGCGCTGA